The DNA sequence AGCAGGTTTTCACTTGCACGCTGAACCCCCCAAACGCAGACCCACCTCCCccacccctcctcttcctcctcttcctcctcctccttcaggaACAACAATAATCTCTCTAATTGACCCACTAGGGAGGCTCGCGCGCACCGGGAAAATCACGGCTTACATCTGTTTTCACATCGACTTTACACCAATAAAAGAAACTGAACCTGTATCCCTCAAGGAATCAGACTATTTCTGCTATTACTATTAACATtatctttgttattattatctttgTTATAATTGTCATTATTGTGCTTTAATTAATGCGTAATTGTTGCTACCTTTTCTCATTATTTCTATTGTTTCCggatgtttttattgtctttattatcACATGTCTGAGCTCAATTTGACTTCCTATAGTGAAATATCGAACAAATATAGGTCCagtaaatatatacaaataaatatgactATGACGAATGTGCTGCACTGAAAATGTAATTCgggatatttgtttttttttctctttttttctttattttgtttttgtattaatgattcttttttttgttgttgttgttattttaatctGCAACTGGTGTGTTTTGTTTAGGTTTCCCCTCCCTTGAAAACAAAGTTTACTCATcacaattatatttatttttcctggTTGAATTAGGATTAAATTGAATAAagcatcattttaaattaaataataaaaaaggtcaaatattaCAGCAGTTTTCACATGCAtatatgaaaacacaaatagTAAATAATTGTATGtgaacataatatataatatatataagacacataatatatatatagtgtttctttatttaaaaaattgttttgttttgtttgtttgtttttgctctacAAAAGTACGTTTCCATGTATTGCCATATAAGGTGATCTTGATTGTTAATTGTATCATTATAACAATTATATTAACTGCAGTGATGCCGATTATTAAAATTAAACCCATAAAAACAACTAAGTACCTTGAATACAAATGTATTCACTATACAATAATATATCATTTAATACgtatataaacaaaataagCTTGACCATGTGCTGTGATTTGTGTGGCCTTTATTTTTCTTGCTCTACATGCGTTTGTTTTTTATAACCTACACTTTCtcagctgttttgttttgtaaataaagGAACAGTTCtcactttttgtgtgtgaccTGTTTTACACTCAGATTCCTGTCACGCGCAAAAGTCATAAACTTGGATGCACGAAGCTGAAAGTTCCGCTTCTGGCTCAGATTCTTATCTTACCGTTACATTTCAGTTCGCTGTGAATGTCGTCCCTCTTGTCCAGCTTGCTCctgctctcctcctgctccagctTGGGCCTGAAGCCGCTGTCCGGAGCCGTGGCACTTTCTGGTTTGTGgtggtgatggaggtgatggtggtggtggtggtggggaggtGGAGGCGGTGAGGAGGACGTGGAGGATGAcagtgtggtggtggtgctgtaAGGTGCGCAGGCTGCCAGCGGTTTGCTGTCGCCCAAAATGTCTTTGAtgaggaaggaggaggtggCAGTCCTCGGGGCGcagcctgctcctcctgctccacctgctcctgctccggccagcggctgctgctgctgctgctgagacagaggaggaggagagagcggcGGCTGGTgaaggtggtggtgatgatggtggaggTGATGCTGAAGGTCCTGCACCAGATGCGGCTCTGCGCTTTGCTCCATAGTGACGGAGATGGGAGAGGAGGGCGCAGTTCCCACAGTGTCTATGTCCGAGCATGGTGACGGTGTTTCCCGGCTCCTGAAGTCCGCTGCTGTCCGCTGGAAGTCCCCTCCGTTCATCAGCACCTGCGCGTTATTACCGTTACAGTTACCAGTTACAGAGTTATtagaggcggcggcggcggcggcggcagcgctGCTGGATAAAATAGTGTCTATCCCAAAACTGGAGCCGCTGGATCCTTCCATGTtaacaaagcagcagtgaagACGTCTTCATAACAACCGCGAGGGAAATGCAGCTTCTCCTCCTCGCgagaaacaaaataacaaatacaaaaatagaataaatgtaatttttaaaaaaataaataaacccagAATCCACGTTTAAAGGAGATTTATGGTCCAGAAAACATGTTACATTCAGGGAGCGCAGGAAAAAggagtgtaaaaaaacaaaaagtctgcGTCGTCGCCGTCCACGCGCGTCCCTCTTCAGTTTCTGCGTGGATTTTGAACTTTGTGTTAAAAGTTGAGAGGAGATatacactctgctgctgcttctgctgctgctgctgctgctcactccTCCAACATCACActccccctctttttttcttttctcttttttttagctGCTAATCGCTCCAGTGTTGCTCTACAATGACTTCCTACACTGACGTCACGGCCcacggcgagagagagagggagggagggagagatgcGGGGGGATTAATATTTTCTCcttaataataaacacaagacgccttttctccctctctcgctctcgctctctctctatcctccatcctccatccctccatctccatccctccctcctcctgtcaTTGGTTTGCATCCTGACCGGCTGTGCTGCACTTCACCAATCAGGGACTTGTTTCTTTATCCAGACACTTGAATTCACTTTAAttctcagtattttttttttcttatggaAAAACGaggggcaaaaaaagaaaatacgcGCGTGCTTTAAGGCCACGTTCAAACTGGAAACATGTTCTGGGAAATATCAGCGAGACAAAACACCCAAGAAGAGGAATTAAACAAATGctttatatatacataagaCGTCAGGAGTGGCAGCAGCATGGTAGGATAAATTAGCTTCTTCatctatttacatttaagcataaCTTGTATGTAttcgttttgtttttaaactttacaGAGTTTTCAATCGAAAcgctaaaataaatgaaaatgatgtgaCATGCATGCAGGGCCGGTTGTGGATTTAAATGTGAGGGAGACACGTGGACGAGCAGAGGAggaacagaggagaagaaagagaactgcaggtatgtatgtgtatgtgtaaatgcAGAGGGACTGTCATGTCACGACGGCGCCTCCTGGTAATAACCGTGTCATCCTAATTAGTAAAGTCATTATGAGGCGCTAATGAGCGTTTCAAAGGCACGAGCTGGAAATCCAGCACTTTTTTCCACGTTTTCCCCACTGACGTGGATTGttttaaaggaaagaaaaaggagaggaatcggaaaagaagaagaagaagaagaacaagcagcagcagcagcagcagagtgagggTTTGTGTCTGTAGATGATTCCTGCTGGAAACTAAGAGGTGAAAATATAAacttattgtattgttttatttttttcttcttcttcgcaGTTTCGGACTTTGGCGGAggatttagttttttcttcGTTTcgtttactttgttttattgtattttaaatgtctAATTTCTTCCCCCTTCCCCCTGCAGATTGATAATAGACATAGATCTAATGATGAAGGTGTGAAGTGTGAGGGTGAGGATTTCATGCTGCTGCTCCTCGCGCCGCTACATCAGTTAATTCCTGCTTCTGTTTTCCAaatgcaatatactgtacatatatatatatatattatgtatatatatatatatatatatatatatataattactgcattaattatttgtttaatgCAACGTAATTTAATAACACATATTTCAATTGTTCAGAAACACGCTAAATGATTGGATTTGTTgcaaaagcatttatttttttcgctgtttttttcttatttctaacattttaaaagaaaacattcaacTGTAATGAATTAGCGAAATGTTTCTGTCGCTTTAAATCTATTGAACAGAATGAAATGTCAAATCAGTACAAATCAGATTTAGTCagaaggaaacacatttttaattgggACGTGTGGGGAAATTGATTTTGCATTAAgcattaaataatcaaatcataaatgtgtagatttttttatatagtatttaaaaaaaaaaatgttgtattgaTTGTGATTTGTGTTGAGTGTgaacagctgagtgtgtgtgtgtttagagatTTCTGTCTCTTGTTTCCAGGCAGAGTTTGAACACAAGGCGGCGACAGAGCGAGATTCTTTTCTTCAGGAGAGAAGAGCAAACAGAAAACCGAGGCCTCCTCTGCTCTTTACTGCGCCTCTCATCACAATATAACATCAGATCTATGTTTATTTCATCATACTTTATATATTAACCACATATCTGTGACTCTGcaggtaaaacacacaaacatcatcaacagcaacacacatcatcatcatcaccatcatcatcagcagctgtGGTCCAGCACGAGCAGCCTGTGATCAGACTCTGACTCAAACCTGATTCCGACAAATCGCTCGGATCAGATCAAAACGATGCTTAAACACGTCAGTCAATGTGCGCGCGCCCGCTCATCAGCGCCGAACACCAACAATAATCGATGGCCTTATTTTATTGTCGACTTCAGGGGCCGCGCGCGCGCATTGAACGCTACCAGTTAGAGGGAATCATATCGGGGAGGGGGCGGGAGacgatgctgatgatgatggtgatgatgatgatgatgatagggGAGTGTAAACTGTGTCTGGGAACATATTGATCCTGCGGCGGCTCTCACTTCACCGCTGGCGACCTGTGTGTCGCGGCGTTTTACAAGGAGAGAGAGCGGAGACACACGCGCTTAGACcggggaggaggtggtggtgggggggcacACAGGGGTCATgtcgagggaggaagagagagagagcgcgcgcgagagagagaggattaaaaatcagtgaattaaaaaaatacgcCTTGAAAAGCAGCAGCCAGTCAGAACAGATGAGAGGATTCATTTTGACACTAAAAGGGGCGAGAAGAGCAATAATATTATTTCTATCAATTTCATTGATTGGCATAATGTGAAAATGTATATGTTTAAAttaatatactttatttataataataaactaataatacattatcaacaaaaaaatgaagttAATTCAAACTCAACTCAGAATCACTGcagtaaatacattttagtgTTCTCAGTATGCACAGTACACAAGGGCCATACAGTAATTTAATCTGCTATATATATCATCATTGTATTTCAACTAACACACCAaatgaccactttattaggtacaatttatttataagttgtttttttcccatcatTTTAAACCATGGCCATTCTCTGAGCGTCAGCAGAGAATTGCTAATCTCAGGATATCATCTTCTTTTTCTGACCGTTCTCTGTAAactctagagatggttgtgagtTAAAATCCCAGTATGGAACACTTACATCACGTTTATTTTTGATCTTCAGTAGcttgtcttgaccatgtcttcACGACTAAAGGCCATGTGATTGGTTCACTTGATCATTGGGAAAATAAGCAGTTGGAAATATGTACCTAATCATGTGGAAAATGATTGAAGATAATTaacttataataaataataataattagataaTAGAAATTTATTAAAAGTACATACGATTATAAAATTTTTCCTGATCAAATctattaaactaaacaaatccCTTTCTTTCTGCACACCCATGACCACAAAGtagcaggaagaagaaaatggtTTGTTACCTGCTTCTTTCTCACGACACAAATCCACAGTaaacagagtcagagtcagtctCAGCGATTCAACGAGCAGTATACTCGCTGCTAcaggcaaagaaaaaagaaaaaggatcaatagcaacaaaaacatgaagaaggAGGAGGTAAAAGAGAAACACCATGTCAGTTTCACATGACCCTCAGtggtctctctctgtatgtgtttggTCTCTAAATCAACTCAAGTGGTCCCTGTGTGTGAACGCTGAGAATTAAAAActcttctttcttctcattTCACCTTCTCAACCACAAACaagacatgaaacaaaaacaatcaaccTGCGATAATATATCTTTTTATGACACTTTTTACAGTTGCATCCAAATGTCCGTATTAAATCATGAGACACTAATTTAGATGTAAGTATAACGGTGTACGTGATAAATGTGTCAGGTGCAGATGTGGGCTCATCGAGAGCTGCTGTGTTACCGCTCGTCTTGTGTCTCTGACAGATGGTCAGGTCACTCAGTATTGATCAAAGGCTGTGAAAAGGACAAGCTGACGAACACTTGCTATGATTTCACATGTCACTTCTGTCAATACATAAAAGTCAGAGGCAGGGATGTGATTATTACAAAGCCTAACAGGCtggatgttttcttttcctgaGCAGGAAATAAAGGACACATGAAGCTGTCAAACCTATAGATTCTCCATTCTTCACTTTACCAAAAGGAACTGCAGATCCTTTCAAATCCACGAGCCATGTTATCATCCAGCAAATCAGTCTGCTGTAACTTTGCCCTTTACATTATGTTTACCTTAGACTTACGTTAAGGGTTGGGAATAGGCCTTTAGGGTAAGGGTCTCTGAAtgtcctcagtaagaatgcTACACAAGCGCTTTATTCTTAAGGGCACCGGCAtcaaaagtgaggacattttggcttatCTAAACTTCAGAGGACTGAACGAGTGCTGAGACCGGGTTTTAGGATGTTTGGTACAGACCTGATCAGTTCAGAGATGTATTGTACCTCAAGGGTACAGTGGTACAAAAACAgtatatattgtatgttttgGTGCAGAACAGTTAAAAACAGGGGAGGTAAAATTGTGACGACAGCATCTTCCAACAGTTGGCACATCATTGCATTAAATAAAAGgccttaaaaaaatatatacaaatctTCAACGCTGCAGTTTGTAATTAAACCATTTAACATCATTTGTCCTACATCTGGAAACAGGctttgtcaagcaaaactatcagacatGACCTGAGGGAGCTTTTGAttatatacagcagcagaaggggGAGGGGCTCATATTATTAGCTATTGTTAATTGTCATGAGCAATTGATCGTTATCCTTAATTATCATTAGTTATTGTTAGTTATCACTACTTACCATTAGTTATTGATCGTTATTGTTTATCAATAGATGcaacaagttttttttctgactgagtACAAATACCTTCACTTAAATTTGAGTACTTGCCGATACGGACTACTGAGTACCCGATAATATCACGACTTTGGAAACAAAAGATTtggaaacaaatgttatttctcTCATTGTGAACaacattaacacattaacaacattatattttattatcatggtttaaacatttacagtctcCTCCAAAGGTATTAGAAGAGTGAGGACTATTACTTTTGTGTTTGACATCCAAGAGATGAATATAAGACAAGAGTTATTACTTTTGGTAGCtatcatttgttattgttaattaGCATGacttattattagttattattcaTAAACCCAAGGTTGGACTGTTGCATGTCCTGGCCTTCATCAGCAGAAGGagcatgtgcaggataaagaagatattataaatacatttattctcACTTAACAAAGTAATCAATTACTGTGATAATATGCTATTGTAGTAGCATATTTTAAAGCCTTGCACAAGATGTAAAGGCTGCTATAGACGTAGCGACAGATGAGGCAAATGACTTTACTTCCACAAGCACATTTAGTGATCACATGGAGGACGAGCAAATGGAAAcattcttttattcatttctgtgtgattttaGCACAAAATGACATCCAGGGTACTTTTGAATTAAAGGTTGCATCGCAGGAGTGAACTGACATTTAGGATGGACGAAAAGTAGATTATTCCGACCTCTGCATGTCGCTCCCACTCGCACAGTAATGAAACATGTGACATTCAAGTTCAATGTAAAGTGCAGGTTAGAATTATTCTGTGCCATAGAGTTCAAGGTGTGATGAAAGAGGAAGAACAGGAGAGCTGTGGCTTAGCACACTGACTATTAGACTCTTATGAGAGGGAAACATCCCAAAAACCATGCACAGCTGTGTTCATTTAACACAGCTATGACGATTATTGAAGGAAAGACCAATGTTGCTGTAGAAGAGCTGGTGTTTTCCCTCGTCCTCTGCGAGGTACATGATCAGAAATGCTTGGGGAGAGGAGAACACATTGATTTCAGCATGCTCCAAACGCAGACTGGCCCTGACAAGGTTGTTGTAACAGTCGGAGAGGTCTATACAATCGCTTAATTACCAAAACTGTCAGTCAAAGAGGGTCGCTGCTGGCTCCGTCCATGGCTGCGAGCGGCGTTCCACTATAGCAGCCTCCCTGAGTGATTGATCCATGCTGATGGCACCGCAAAAATAATTACGACTCGTCTCCTGACGTGTGATTCCACACCACATTCACGCTTTCGAAGGTAATCGTGGGGGGAGTCAGGAGGGGTCAGTGCCATTTCCTATTACCTGGAGCCCAAGCAAAAAGGGTAAAGCAAGGCAAACAGAGCAAGGAGGAAAAGACAGAAGGGGGGGGTGGCGATGGACATTACGGATAGCCGAGGTCGTTTGTGAACACTTTGTCAAACTGTGTTGTGTGATTTctctccgctctctctctctctctctcttctctctctttctttcatttccccCCAGAGCCAGTAACAGCAAATCTTGTAACAGCTTGACTGTGTCCAACATGTGGTTATGGAGATTCAACACAATCACTGGCTCATTAAGTTGATTGGCATCACTTTTGTCACGCAGTCAGAGGCTAACTGCACACTCAAAAACCCAAAGGTACACATTTGAACGTAGAACGTTCCCTTACTGGTACAGTGTTGTGCTTCGAGATGCCAGAAATGAACCCTTTGACTATCAGAGAGGGAACAAAGTGAATTAGTTATACAAATATGTACAATTTTCACCCCCAGGGACACAAAATAATGCTAATTTTTATGTTTGCAATTTTACCACATGATTTAGCTTTTTATTCATGCAAATAAATGGTCAAGACGTAATTATTGTGTGGACAATTGTCAATGTGATTCATACCATTTCAGTAGGTACATTTCTACTCACTAATGGGTACAACATTGTCTTTCGATGGCGAGTGCTGTGCGATTCTCCAtctccaacgcagcctggatcgcaagttaactatgacattaatgtgattaatcgcgattaaatatttgaatcgtttgacagcactagttgTATTACATATTGacatatttcagtttaatggATTCACCTTCGACTCACATACACCAGAGACCGCTCAAACATCTCCAACTTCAATCAATCTGGATTGATGCGTCAGTTCAATAAACACAATGTATTTGGGCAAAAGTTAAAACACTAGTCAaattttaagaaataaaacaagagtTTGCCGCAGCTTGTTGGTGCGGAGTTTACTAATAAAGACTTTTtaacagatcataaacagtatactgtatattttatttcctttgagaagcacagaCATCTCAAAAGAAGACTTTTTCATTAGCCCAGAGAagcaacctgtgtgcagctttatatcctgATATAGCTCATATATAGAGACAAGCCTTATAatgaagcccccccccccaagaaaaaaaaaaatacactggcAGTGAATAATGTAACACAATGCTGCATTTTGcaacagaaaagaacaaaaaaggtgaaaatCATCAGCGAGCGAGGGAggatagagagaaagaaagcaagCAAATGATTAAATGATCAAAAGCTGGCAGAGTGagtctctgtgtcactgtgaggcACACTCATCTACCCACAAGTGAAAGTTAGGTTTCAAGCACAGTGTAATTATAGCTGTGGATGTCAGTTTGACATTAATGCAGCCAGCAGAAATTCCCTAATTGGCctcagaggagaaagtgaaccagaaaatatattaacattttaaaaaagcataTTTTGCCTAATCCTTTCACTTTCCAACAATATTTGAAGACCAAAATGCCTCAGGCATGAGAATTTAAATGAgcaattttgtttttgaaggaaACGGCCAATGAGACAGAAAATAGACTAAAGGGAAATCATTAGTGTATGAGAGATCCTGACAGGCTCGCCTTGCTGACTGGCTGGCCTGTCACTCGCAGTCTGTGTTCTTCAGCTCCACGCTATGAGCTAAGCTGATAACATGAAAAGACCCATAAACGTGCAGCCAGAAGTCAAAGCCTATTATCTGCAAATTCAAATTTGAGGGTAAGGTTggtaaaaaacagagaagagggagaaagtGTGAGGAGGAGGCGTTACTCTCCATGTCTCCTGTAGGGGAAAATTGGTCCGATCTGTAGAGATCTTGTAATAGGCTCCTGTTATCTGACACAAACGTGACTGCCGGGAAATACTGCAACAAATCCCAACATCGCCCTCAAAAAACAGGGGCCGCGAGATTAAAGGACGACAGCAAACTGCTCAAAGGTTCTATTATGTGAGTCATAAAATGACCCTTTTTCATCAGACATTAAAAtgattggtgaagttgcatgttgcagatGAATATCCTTCACCACAGCTGCCCTTCCATGTATGTAACCTTCAGTTAGTATCAGAACTCAAAAGACGTGATGTTTGTCCACTGTGAGCTACTGTACAAATATGATAGAAATATAAAAGGCTCTTCCTGGGCTAATGAAAAATGATTTTACATCTTTAAATAGAAATACCAGCTTCTCTtgataacaatggtgcagccaATTTTTTTGCAATTTAATTTTGCATTTGTCGCCTGCAAATTCCATTTCCTGGTGTCTCTTGCTCCACCCATCGTCGTACAACTTCAACAAATTGGAAGTCAGTGGAAAGGCTAAAAAGCCCGggtacccctctcaaaaacgtctcagcctgagaagaagaaaaacaaggtgAGTTACGATATAGACGGATAGTGGAGAGAAAGTTGAATGATGTTGTTGTCCAGACAACAGGGAAGCAAAATGGGGAAGTTTTTTTGAGCCAGTTGTTgtcactttgttgtgtttgataattatctgcttcctgtttctgaaaaaaaactatccaaactttaaataatgtttaatatatgtgtatgtgattTGTGCATTAACAAAGTGTAAGACCAGTTCCTCATTTCAATATTACAGAAAATGTGTCAATCTTGCTCCTCCAAAGGTCACAATACATATGTCatgtatttcaatatttaaaaaaaagatcatttcaacattaaaatatcaaatagcAACAATACCAACCATTAAGTTGAGTTCCTTGTAATGAGCAGTAATGACCAGCTCATAAGCAACTTATAAGTTATTGTTAAAAGTGAAGTTATTATTACTCTTTAGTTTCTAATATGTGACTATAAGTGTCCTAAGaaattaaaagtgtgtttttcaagACTTCTATGAGTTGTCATATATCTTATTAATGCCAATAAACATTGTATTAGTTTTTATAAGCTGTCtataaatgttaataatttCATGCATTCATAAGCATTCAGTGCTTTTCAATCAACGGTAATCCAGTTAATTACTCTAGAAAGAATCCTTATGAGgtcttattattgttaataaacaTGATATCTTAAGCTGTTAACATAGTGAACACTTAATTATGTTTACATGCATCTAATAAGGTCCAGTAAGTGGCTTAATTGTTAATTAATAGGATGTTTTACATCAAAGTGACAGTTACTTGAACGACAGAGCAACCTTATGAGCACTAGAAAGTCTTAAAATCAATGTGTTACAACATTACAACACTATTATAAGTGTAAGCATCTTATAGACAATTATGTATGCTATGAGGACTTATTTATGTTCaaaaacatcttataaggtttCAAATTGTTAGGGAGTGCCCAGTGATTACAGGAAGCTTCAACTGCGCTTTAATGTCATGATGACTTATTGAGTAAATGGCATTAGTTTTACTTGACACTTGTaggaacaaataaaaacaacatcttAACATTTATTGACAGCTAATAggattaaatgtgttatttaggTCATTTGAGCATTGATTAACATACTTTTCATTACTTTCATTACCTTTATAACACACTTAAGGAAACTAGGAGTCTTACAAacaatgatatactgtatgtgtaagtaTACTTTTATTAACACTTGGATGTATTTATGATTATAAGCACCTTGTC is a window from the Solea solea chromosome 9, fSolSol10.1, whole genome shotgun sequence genome containing:
- the barhl2 gene encoding barH-like 2 homeobox protein isoform X2, producing MEGSSGSSFGIDTILSSSAAAAAAAASNNSVTGNCNGNNAQVLMNGGDFQRTAADFRSRETPSPCSDIDTVGTAPSSPISVTMEQSAEPHLVQDLQHHLHHHHHHLHQPPLSPPPLSQQQQQQPLAGAGAGGAGGAGCAPRTATSSFLIKDILGDSKPLAACAPYSTTTTLSSSTSSSPPPPPHHHHHHHLHHHHKPESATAPDSGFRPKLEQEESRSKLDKRDDIHSELKCNEEGDREISSSRDSPPVRSKKPRKARTAFTDHQLNQLERSFERQKYLSVQDRMDLAAALNLTDTQVKTWYQNRRTKWKRQTAVGLELLAEAGNYSALQRMFPSPYFYHPSLLSSVDSTTAAAAAAAMYSSMYRTPSAPHPSLQRPLVPRVLIHGLGPGGQPALNPLSNPMSGTPHPR
- the barhl2 gene encoding barH-like 2 homeobox protein isoform X1, with the protein product MEGSSGSSFGIDTILSSSAAAAAAAASNNSVTGNCNGNNAQVLMNGGDFQRTAADFRSRETPSPCSDIDTVGTAPSSPISVTMEQSAEPHLVQDLQHHLHHHHHHLHQPPLSPPPLSQQQQQQPLAGAGAGGAGGAGCAPRTATSSFLIKDILGDSKPLAACAPYSTTTTLSSSTSSSPPPPPHHHHHHHLHHHHKPESATAPDSGFRPKLEQEESRSKLDKRDDIHSELKCNGTTEEGDREISSSRDSPPVRSKKPRKARTAFTDHQLNQLERSFERQKYLSVQDRMDLAAALNLTDTQVKTWYQNRRTKWKRQTAVGLELLAEAGNYSALQRMFPSPYFYHPSLLSSVDSTTAAAAAAAMYSSMYRTPSAPHPSLQRPLVPRVLIHGLGPGGQPALNPLSNPMSGTPHPR